In Onychostoma macrolepis isolate SWU-2019 chromosome 17, ASM1243209v1, whole genome shotgun sequence, the DNA window ACTAGAGATTAAATGATTTAACCGTTTAACCTGATTTGACTGCAAAGTTTTCAGTCACACAGAATGACTTTAATTTTGGTGCCAGTAATTATTATATGAAATAAGCGCACAGGTAGACACAATTATagacagttttacatttttccttCCTTTTCTACTGCCCTTCACTGCTTGACTCAAGAGGTTCAATGTGACAAGACATTAAAACTCCAAACCCTGTGAGCAATATTGTAGATTCTGATGCAAAATGTATTAAGTAACATCACATAAAGATATTAAGTATGAATATTTAATagcaacattaaaaatgtaaatttttagtcatttatatCAATTCTATAATACCATATGAAgtgttttattctatttattaatttaatatttttatttgaatcctttataagtaaattatttatatttataaataaaattatatttatttataaaattatttaaagattAGTTCATACAGTCATGCAAAATAggtttttattctttaaaaaacagtgTATTGGCTGAATATATGATTCAGTAGAGGTAACAAAAGGCTCTTTATGTTTATGCACTTGTGTTGAATGCCAACGCATACAAAATGAAGTGacatgatcaaacataggctaagAGTATTAATTAATTGCTCTGGATAAAAGACCTTACTTTCCCGTCATGAGTAAAGCCAGTTCCTGTTTAATTAGTAGAGAACAAGCTTGTCATTTTTGATTTATCAGCAATGATATGATATAAAAAGGTGTGAGAGTGTCCATTCGGCCACTGGTCGAACTGATCTCTCATCAGCACTTGCTTTAGCTGGAACTTTTACAACATGGTACAGTACACCTTATTAGGTCTTTTCAATCATAATCTATAATACAGCCTTTAAGAATTATTTACCACAACAAAATACTGCTTTTGGTTTCAGCTCTGTCTTATATTACAATATTGAGTGTCTGTagttaatcatttaaaaataataatttaatacactTTTCAtctaccattattttatttattggcaTCATGTTGTGACATATTAAACTGTCCAGTAACTTCTCTTCATCTTCTCAGATGTGTTTGTTGAGAGTGTGTATTCTTCTCTTCATGGTGGTCTCCTGTAGTGCCGAGTGCTACATTCGAAAACCTGAAGTCGATTTGTCATCTGTCGATGACATAACAAACCATCTACAAGGTGAGCAAAACTGTCCAAAGCTTTTTCTTTCTGAAATAAATTTCTActaaaaaatgttgtttcatgtttataaatgaaatagcatattttgtttgaatactTATAAGGATAAACCAcagcatttataaaatatattttttgtaagcTCTCTGTCTAATGTCCGctgttttaaataatcattatcaaatatcataaataacaatattttgcgtttacagtttatttatggtcctgtgtgtgtgctggttTGTTTAGGTTGTGTGGACTCTGATGAAGTAATCCATGACTTCAACTCTGAATGGGAGAAGGACTGTTACAACTGTACTTGTGCACTATTTGGCATTAGATGCTGTAACAAGTAAGTTTAACAGTAGTTAGActtaatagtgttttcatgaCAATTCGGTTGTCAATACAAAGTTTGCTTATATACATAAtcttgtctgtgtgtgtgtgtgtgtgtgtgtgtgtgtgtgtgtgtaggatcCCAACAGCAATAGAGCACCCTGATGAATGTGAGATGGTTGTTGACAAAACAACCTGCTCCTTCACTCTAGCACTTGCTTCAGACCACAGCAAACCATGCCCATTTGCCTAACAAAACTGGACGCAATGCCACATCTATGGAATAAGTCTCTGATTGGGTAGAAaacataacaaataaaataaaggcttaaCTGTATAATCtaattatacaataaaatgtttgttgtggCTTTCTCTGGATTTTAATCCATTAACTGTGCAGAACTGTTCAGCCTGTTCATGCAAATTGCAGATATCATGTGTGCTGGTTCTGAAGTGTCCAGCTTGAATTCAGTAACAAATTTGGCTCTTTACACTGGTTTTAGGTTGTTTGTGCTCTACTTACTTCAGTGTCTTTTCCATGCTCTACATGTGTATTTATGAAATGGAGGGCATATGACATATAGCCTATACATTATTTGAGcacattaagttaatttagtttttatgttaataatatacTGTAACAAACCAAAAAGTGTGCATGTACACGATTACTGTATACTGtctttaaaaaacatcttaataatTTATAGTcctacattattattatttttgtttgtttttttgacttagctaatgtaaataaaaacaccaaGTTCAAGGAATTTCTTGGAATATCCTTTAACACAATTCACAAATGAAAGAATTCAATGTTTATGAGAAGGTTTGTTCTTGTTCGATAAGGCCGGTAAACAGCAttactttaaaagaaaagctaATGTGGAGTGCAAAGGAATGGGAATTTTATCATCACTGAATTTGCTGGGGTATAATTTTGTCATGATGAtatgttattataatattagtTACAAATGTTATGTAGATACTGTTTTATGAAGCTCCTCCAACCCAGAGAGATGtgacacaattattttatttatttaagcataatttaaaaatatatatatatatatatatatatgtctatatggtttttattaaaggggtggtttactgctttttttctttgcttgattgcatttatggggtgcaatataacatgtcttcgtgtttcgtttgttaaaaaaacgccttatttttttatatatttcacctttattgtaagccgctttcttcTCTGTCATTtaaacgaccggttgacttcctgattctatgaaaccactccctcagaaacttggttagttgggccggtgtgttgtgattggctaaactgcgtactgcagtccggaaacttcacgcccattaccttcacgggcgacagtcgcatgtgctccggttaaatgtaaataatggtgtcaatattgccgtatcagtttgagccagaatcaggcccagaaagcggtaatgaagagagtcaagcagaacttccgcaagcatggctcttacaaaacgtttctgaatggaagtttgctgttgtgattacatataattgttACAGGGTggccgcgggtccttaaaaagtcttaaaatgtattaaataaagttttgcttaaaaaaaagccttaaaaagtcttaaattcagattcagtaGGTCTTAAATATCTTCGGTGTCATTACCGCAAAAGTTTCACCAGTCTGACGGACCCAGGGACTGTTTACAATCATTGGACAGACGGAAGACCCCCCACCCCCCGCGCAATGTAGTTACTGCGTCATCAGAGAGAGTTGCGGCAGAATGCAGGTCGAATACCACCAGCTCGCTGACAAGCCTTCTAGCTGCTTTAAATGGGTTAATGCAAGTTTACTGAAAAATTGCTCGAGGATTTTACTTGCCCGACAGGACAAATAGCCTGATTAAAACTTAAgagacattttattacattcagcgTAAACAGCGATTGATAATGGATAGTGTATTTCTGGTATCAATGTTGCGCTGTTGAGGCTCATGCTGCCTGTCTCTGTGAGAGACTTATATggagaaatcaaatcaaatgagcATAACGGCAAACATAAAGAAACTCACAGAACGAAcatactgaggtaaaaattcaaaatgtttagtttatttataacatgatgatgatgataacatACCATGACAAGGGGactattttgctaaatattttcatgattGCAAATGTTACATTAATTTTGGCTCAAGAAACAAGTAGTTAAGTAGTTACTTGCATTTTAGAcagaatattgactgttttgttctatttcaccaacgaaaatagttccaaacaaagatcagaaGTATTGCACATTCTCCAAGCAGCACTCGcatttttgttcctgaatgattcagtgttttgaatgaatcggttgaatgaataaGTGACGTACCGCCAGCTACTGGTGGTTTAGttagtttaaaagtatgcatttttccaccaacatttcttatttgtatattaaaaaaaatgtatttaaaacattaatctcataacattatttcacTAACAAGGACCACACATCAACCATGCAGATAATACTTTATTACGATGGAGACAGGATGAAAGGAATTGGAAGGGATGGGGTGTAATGATTCTCTGAACTGGCTGATCAGGGAAGTCTTGTTGAGAGACTTAGAGTGGGGGCTTCGTCTCTGTAGATAATACGTTGGGTTATTAGAAGACCCCCTTGATGCAACCTGTGGAAGAGATGCGGGATGTTTAAAGATATAAGGAGCGGAGGGAGGGGGTGGGGAGAGAggggatgaatggatggattaGAGGGGAAGGGTGGGTGGGAACAAGAAACTGAGACGAACAGTTCAGAGAAGGTCAGGTTTGCATAAGTAGCTGACGGGTAGCGAGGTGATTGGTTGAGGCGTGGCCCTGCTCCCGAACTTTAGTTAACTCATTAACTCCATTTCACTAACAAGGACCACGCATCAACCATGCAGATAATACTTTATTACGATGGAGACAGGATGAAAGGAATTGGAAGGGATGGGGTGTAATGATTCTCTGAACTGGCTGATCAGGGAAGTCTTGTTGAGAGACTTAGAGTGGGGGCTTCGTCTCTGTAGATAATACGTTGGGTTATTAGAAGACCCCCAAAGGTTTGAAAGAGCTGATGTGGGCTTGAGCCTGAAGGAGATCGTTAAGATCGTTATGGATATAGAGACGGTATGCTTCGGATGACCAGCAACCCATGACTCTTATGGTTTCGGCCGAGATGCCTGCGCTGGCAGCCGTAGTGGCTGCTCCAATCCGGAAGGAATGTATGGAGTAGTGTTTAGAAGATATGCCGGAGGCGCTGAGAACCTTTTGAAAGTGCTTGTTAAACCAGGATCTCGTGGCCATTTTCCCATGTTCTGTAAGAAAGAGAGGATCTCGAGGAGAAGAATTATTGGCGTATCTGGAATTAGCGTACTCCGAGAGTGGCTCGTAGGGGCTGAGGAAGGAGTTGAAGCGAAATATGTGAATGGGAGTTGACTCTCCGAATTGATCGGTTTTGCTTTTCTTCAGAGTGTAAATGAGCGAATTTGGAGTATGAGCAGAGATGTCGGAGAGGCTAGGATGGATGACAGGATTGAAAGTGGAAGTCGAAGGGGCAAATTCTGAGCACCTCAGGAAGCCAAAGAATGCGAGAAGAAACATGCATTCTAACGTTCGGTCTATCGAGGGGCTCATGTAGCCTGAGCGTAATGTGTGAATACATTGGCTCAGAAGATCAGAAGTTAATGGCAAGCGTCTAGTTATGGTGGCTGGTTCTTGTTTCCGTAGGCCTTTGATAAGCATGGAAACATGGGAATGGGAAATTGAGTGGCATCGCTCGCCAGTTGCAAGTTTGTAAATGAAGTTGATTCCGGCTAAGTAAGTCTGGATGGTGGAGGCTCAGATGTTTTGATAACAATGGGCATGTGTGACAAAATTGCAGATGGACCAAGCATCCATTAGTGGAAACGGAAGATGGTAATAAAAGTGGTAAGCGTTAAAACAGGTCCAACCGGTTAGGTAAGACGAGAGGGTGCTACAGGCAAGACAGCTGAGGATAGCTTCGCGAGAAGCATTCGAGAGGACTTCCAGATGTGAATTTAGTTGAAGATGGTAGCAGAAAACGGTGGAACCAGCGTGGGATGGCTGTCTGATTCTGGAGCTAAGATCCTGAACTTCTGAAAAGAAAGACGATACAAAGAATCAGCTATGCTATTGAGGTAGCCCGGAATGTGAGCAGCTCGGATGAGGAACTGGTGTTGGGCAGATATTAGTGTCAGTCTGCGAACTAATTGCATGATGGCTGGGGAACGAGATCTGCCTTTATTTATGATTTCAACCACTGCTGAGTTGTCCGAGTGTATAAGTATGGTATGTTTGGACCATTCGTGCCCCCAAAGGATGGCTGCTATAATAACTGGATACATTTCGTAAAGAGCGGATGGGGGCGAGTCTGATTGCTGAACGAGATGGCTAAACTCCGGTGGCCATTCGGAAGCGTACCAACGGCCACTGTAGTATCCGCCGAAGCCAGTGGAAGGTGCTGCGTCTGTATACAGCTGAATATCTTCTGGCTGTGTGACATAGTCATTATAAAAGAAGGATATGCCGTTCCATGAAGACAAAAATTGCTGCCAGAGGTGCATTTCCATCTTACAGCCTTCGTCCAGAATGACTTTGTCATGAAGGGAGGTGATTGTTGTAACTTTTGATAGTAGGTAGGAAAGGAAAGATTTCCCTTGGGGAATTATTCTGATGGCGTAGTTAAGGTGGCCGAGGAGGGCTAATAGCTGACGCTTCGTGCACCTATCTGCTAGAAGATAGTTTGATAGGAGCAATGAAATGCGTTGTACTTTCTCAGGAGGCAGAGATGCTTGGAAAGAAATCGAGTCTAGGGTGATACCTAGAAACTCAATGGAAGTGCATGGCCCTAGGGTTTTCTCTTTTGAAAGGGGAACGCCCAGTTCGGAAAAGACTTGGACGAGAGTAGATAGTCCTGAGTGTGGAGGTGTGGATGGAGGTGTAAAGACGAGGAAGTCGTCGAGAAGGTGAAGGACATAGGGAAGCCTGTGGTTATTGATTAAAATCCAACATAAGGCCTCCGAGAGGGAGTCGAAGATCTTGGGGCTACTTTTGCAGCCAAAAGTGAGGCGTACTGCGAAATAATAAGCTCCTTTCCAGAATGTTCCGAAGAAATGCCAGAATTCTGGTTGAATGGGCATAACTTTGAAAGCGCTGGTGATGTCTGCTTTTGAGAGCCATGAACCGTGGCCTGCCTTGCGAATAAGAGTGATTGCTTGGTCGATGGATGCGTATTTCATAGAGAAGTCTGGGGCTGGGATGATACTATTAATGCTAGGTATGGGTGTGCCGTGGGGGGAGGAAAGGTCAATTATTAACCTCTTCTTCCCAGAGTATTTTCTGGTGGCGATGCCGATGGGACTGATTCTAAATGGAGAAAATGGAGGTTCTTTGAATGGACCTATCAGAAATCCCTCTTGGACTTCTTTAGCTATTAATGCGTCGACGGTGTCTGGCTCAGTGAGAGCGGACTGAAGGTTGTGGGAGATATGAGAGGTGTCTGGCTTTATTTCTATCCCTGGATGAAAACCATTTTGTAATCCATTGGTAAGGAAATCTACGAACTCTCTGTCAGGGTGGTCTAATGAGGCAGTGGCTAGGGCTTTTACCTTGATTGGAGTTCCGAGATACTTTAGTAGTCATTCAGGTAAAGCAGTTGGGTTATGGGGGCAGGAATTCCTGGCGTGGGCACCGCCACAGAAGGAGCAGACGTGTAGGAGTCTGCAGTTCGAGAGTGAGCATCCGAGATGGTTGAAGTTATTGCATACCATTCTGCCTCCTTGATATAGAATCGGCCGTCCTCTTTTATCTATACTTTTGGGAATTGGGAGGTTGACTGTGGGGCGTATGTCGAGGGGTTTTGGAATGATAGGTGGAGGTGGAGCTGCCGAGGACAGTCTATTGAAAATGGGTATTTTGCGTGAGGAAGATGGCTGAGATTTAAGAGGGGTGATAACCGTGCTCATGGAGGCAGGATGTGACGGGGCTCCGCAAAGCTCGCAGGAGAGTGAAGTACGGGCTGCGAAGATGCGACAGTAAAGTTTGGCATCGAGGGTGCCCCAGTATGTCCCTTGGTTAAACTGCTGTAACCGACCTGCAGCTTGAGTGGCAAAAAGAACGTGGTAGTTATAGAAGCCTGTCCCTCCGAAGCGTACGGCCATGTCTAAAATGATTGATAGATAATCGTCTAGCTCGGTCCTACGATCTGGGTAGACAGAACAAATTATGTCTCGGTAGATCGCGAAGGCTAGAGCGAATTCGGTAGGGGTAAGGTCTTTAGAACGAGAATTTATAGTGTGGCTAAGCTGCATGATGCCTTGGCTGGTTTGCAGCTCTCTAGGCTGGCTGATGTTTATGAGGGATGGCTGGAGAAGGTGGGCTAGATCGATGTAATTACCAGATAGAATCTGATGACGTAAGACTGGGGAGACGGGGGAAGGCCGAAGAACTGATGAAGCTGGCTGAGGAGGTGGTGTTGCTGTGGCCAGCGTATATGGGCTGCTGTTAATTGGCATGAAAAGAGGGTATTGGGAAGGGGAGGGGTTAGGGAAGGTAAGGGAGGGGAAAAGGATAGATTAGTTGGAAGAGCAGAAGGTACAGAAGGAGGTTGAACAGACCCACTGGCAGGAATGATTCCCAGGTTTGCTGCAAGGGGAACTTGGTTTGGATTAGTTAGTAGAGAAGAACCAGAAGTAGCAGAAGCCGTATTGCTATTAACGGCTGAAGGGAGGGTAGAGGAATGGATGGTGGGATGAAAGGATGAACGAGTGTTAGGATTTGGGGCAGTTTGTGAACATAAGGATGATAAGAAGGATGTAATTATCTGTGATAATTCGAAGGTGGAAGGAGCCGGTGTTGGTGGCCTTTGCATTTGCTGCGGATGCTGCTTGCTGAGGTCGTTGTCGAGGCTGAGTATTGACGTCACGAGTGACGAGGAGAGGATTCCATGAGGATCCCGGAAGAGTCGAGGGCTCTGAGTTTACCTTTAGAGGAGTGTTGACAGATGCTGTGTAAAGTTGGAAAAGTCGTGATTTATTATCATAGCGGCTGAAGTTGATGCTTCTATCCTTGAAAGCGCGCTGTAGGCGAGATACGGTCCAATGCTTGATATTACTCTCTGGTCTGGGGGACTTGCCGTGAGTGCTTTGGCGAGGACTGCCGGTGGATGGATTTAGACGCTGTTGGCGGGGAACAAGATCGCGCGGGCTTCGAAGAGCCGCGGTCCGTTGCTTGGTGTTACTGTCTAATCTGGGAGACTTGCCGTGAGTGCGTTGGCGAGGACTGCGAGTGGGTGGATCTTGACGTTGTTGGCGAGTAGAGCGGTCGCGCCTGCTTCCGTGCCTGTGAGATCTATCGCGATCGCGGATAGAAGTACTCGTGTGCGGCGGAGAGTGGGCGTCTGGTCGAGTCGGGGTTGGAGAAATCTCGGATAATGAACTTGTACGAGAATGCTCACGGGGCTGAGGGATTTGAACAGCGGAAAGCAACCGATGTGAAGATTGGCTGCGTGAGGATTGTTGAGAAGATTTGCTGGGTGAAGAACAATTGATTCCGAATAGATCGTCATCTGAGTCGGAGGGGTTAATCTGCAGCTCTGGATCCATGGTGAGTGAGTCCAACAAGAAACTGAGACGAACAGTTCAGAAAAGGTCAGGTTTGCATAAGTAGCTGACGGGTAGCGAGATGATTGGTTGAGGCGTGGCCCTGCTCCCGAACTTTAGTTAACTCATTAGCTCCATTTATTGCGGTTGTAAATTTGTAGTGcaaattatttcatttgattgctAACAGCTGTAGTGTACATTAAATTTCTTCATCAgttgtaagaatttgacatgaaagatgacgcattacatttaataaggttaaaaaatattggaCTTTATGGAGGTAAATAACAACCTgggttaaatattaaaaacatgcagatttaaatGCTGAGtagaaaactgatgaaaatattgCTTCATTTACACCACCAAAAATATTGCTGATGTGGAGCTTTTGAGGGATATTTTGTATGGGATATTGTCTTCAGATATGAAAAGTTCTCTGTATATCgtaataataaatagcatttttgacagcgatgatattttgatttctttttaaatttaaaaacacattaaatattacatttacgtatgtaatataatgtgtatttccttcacaggtttggtcttaaattttacatatggtggtattaaaaaggtcttaaaaagtcttaaatctaacttgttcatatctgtagacaccctgttgaagtttgtacacgtttgtcttatacacacaaaatagcatcgaactaactgtctactataaccaaacagcgttggcttgtgtttacgttcttgatcaaatcggaaaaattacgtcataaagtatacatggaaaatacatttaca includes these proteins:
- the LOC131523563 gene encoding uncharacterized protein LOC131523563 is translated as MPINSSPYTLATATPPPQPASSVLRPSPVSPVLRHQILSGNYIDLAHLLQPSLINISQPRELQTSQGIMQLSHTINSRSKDLTPTEFALAFAIYRDIICSVYPDRRTELDDYLSIILDMAVRFGGTGFYNYHVLFATQAAGRLQQFNQGTYWGTLDAKLYCRIFAARTSLSCELCGAPSHPASMSTVITPLKSQPSSSRKIPIFNRLSSAAPPPPIIPKPLDIRPTVNLPIPKRIEIKPDTSHISHNLQSALTEPDTVDALIAKEVQEGFLIGPFKEPPFSPFRISPIGIATRKYSGKKRLIIDLSSPHGTPIPSINSIIPAPDFSMKYASIDQAITLIRKAGHGSWLSKADITSAFKVMPIQPEFWHFFGTFWKGAYYFAVRLTFGCKSSPKIFDSLSEALCWILINNHRLPYVLHLLDDFLVFTPPSTPPHSGLSTLVQVFSELGVPLSKEKTLGPCTSIEFLGITLDSISFQASLPPEKVQRISLLLSNYLLADRCTKRQLLALLGHLNYAIRIIPQGKSFLSYLLSKVTTITSLHDKVILDEGCKMEMHLWQQFLSSWNGISFFYNDYVTQPEDIQLYTDAAPSTGFGGYYSGRWYASEWPPEFSHLVQQSDSPPSALYEMYPVIIAAILWGHEWSKHTILIHSDNSAVVEIINKGRSRSPAIMQLVRRLTLISAQHQFLIRAAHIPGYLNSIADSLYRLSFQKFRILAPESDSHPTLVPPFSATIFN
- the si:ch73-288o11.4 gene encoding beta-microseminoprotein, with the translated sequence MCLLRVCILLFMVVSCSAECYIRKPEVDLSSVDDITNHLQGCVDSDEVIHDFNSEWEKDCYNCTCALFGIRCCNKIPTAIEHPDECEMVVDKTTCSFTLALASDHSKPCPFA